The nucleotide window AGGTCCGCGCGGGCGGCAACATGTCCTGGAACACCGGCGTCGACTACGCGAAGCTGCTCGGCCGGTCCTCGGTCCGCAAGGAGGTCAAGGAGCTGTACAAGAAGGCCGGGCTGTCCCTGAAGGCGGATCTCGCCGCCCTCGACCGCGCCCCGCGCGTCAGCGCCGACCCGGACGCCGTCGCGTGGATGAGCCGCACCAGCTCCTTCACCGGCGAGCTGACGAAGCCGCAGTTCTCCATCCACACCATCGGTGACGCGCTCGTCCCCGTGCAGACGGAGAGCGCCCTGCGCCGGGCGGTCACCGCCGCCGGTTCGGCCTCTCTCCTGCGGCAGGCGAACGTCGACAACGCCGGGCACTGCACCTTCAGCCCCGCCGAACAGGTCGCCGCCCTGCACACCCTGGAGGACCGCATCAGCACCGGCAAGTGGCACGGCACCGACGCGGAGTCCCTCAACTCCCGTGCGGCGGCGGCCGATTCCACGACCCCGGCCCGCTATGTCGCGTACCGCCCGACGCCGTATCTGCGGCCGTACGACCTCGCCCACCCCGCAGACGGGCAGTGACACGGTACGGCCGCCCGCCTCGCTGTCGGTGGGCGGCCGTACCCTTGCCACCGTGGAGAACGACGACATCCTGGACGCTCCGGACACCTCGGACGGCCCACAGCCGCGCCCCCAGTCCCTCATGCTCGCCTTCTTCGGCAACCACGTGCTGGAGGAGAACGACGACGGCATGTGTGTCTACTCGGGCAGCATCATCGATGTGCTCGGCCGTGTGGGGGTGGGTGAGCAGGCCGTACGTTCCACGCTGACGCGGATGGTCAACCGGGGGCTGCTGCGGCGGCAACGCGACGGTCGCCGTATGTACTTCGGACTGACGCCGCAGGCACTGCGCGTGCTGCACGACGGCCGTACGCGCATCTGGAAGCAGGGCGCGGTCAACGACGACTGGGACGGTTCCTGGACCCTGCTGGGCTTCTCCCTGCCGGACTCCTGGAAGCGCCAGCGCCACGACCTGCGCTCCCGGCTGACCTGGTCCGGCTTCGGCGCCCTCTACAGCGGACTGTGGATCGCCCCGGGCAGCGTCGACATCTCCGGCGTCGTCTCCGAGCTGGGGCTCGCCGACCACGTCAAGATCTTCCACGCACGGGCCGACGTCGCCACCGACATCGAGCTGATGATCCGGGACACCTGGGACCTGGAGAGCATCGCGGCCCGTTACGTCACCTTCGACAAGCGGTGGACGGCACGGCTCGACGGCGGGCCCGGTGACGATCCGATCGGGACGCGGCTACGGCTGGTCAGCGAGTGGCTCTGGACCATCCGCACGGACCCGAGACTGCCCACCCGCCACCTCCCCGCCCGCTGGCCCGCGGGCCCGGCCCAGGAAACCTTCCGACGCATCGCCGAACAGACCACGGAGCCCGCGCGGCGCATGGCCCACGGGCTGCTGGAGACCATTCCGTCCCGCTAGGGCGTGTTTCGAAAGTGGCGTCGTCCGCCCGGAGGGCGGGGCAGACGGGACTGTCGAAACACTCCCTAGCGGGTGTCACCCGGCCGCCTCGTCCATGGCGCCGGCCCGCGCTTCCCCCCGCAGCTCACCCAGCAGACGCACGCCCGTTCCCTGCCCCCCGCCCCGTCGCCAGGAGCCCGTTGATCACGAGCGTCGCCAACGCCTCGGCCGTGTCCGAGAGTTGTTCCGGTGAGGCGTCGTCGGACCGGCCGAGGCGTCGCGCCAGGGGTACCTCGACCATGCCGCTGATGGGGCCCATGATGGCGAAGAACAGCACGTCGAGCGGGACGGACGCCATGCGTCCGGTGGCGACGAGCCGCTCGATGCTGGCCATCACGCCCTTCAGGACCGGGGCGATGTAGCGCTCGTACACATAGTCCAGCCGCTCGGTGTCCCGGCCGAACTCGTCGACGAAGATCCGGCCGAGCTGGGGCGTCACCACGGAGGTCCGGTAGAGCCCGGAGATGAACTGCCGTACCTGCTCGGCGTCGTCGGCCGTGGGGTCCACCGGCGGCATCAGCGCCAGCTGCGCCCCCATGGCGGCGTCGACGACCGCGCGCCAGAAGGCAGCCTTGGAGCCGTAGCGGTCGTTGATGAAGTTGTGGCTGACGCCCAGGCGGCGGGCCAGTTCGCGGGCGGAGGCCCGGTCGTAGCCCAGCTCCGCGAAGGCGTCCAGGCCACGCAGCAGGACGACGTCCTCCTCGGGCACCGCGGGAGTGTCCGCGCCGGGTCGCCCCGGTCGTCGAGCGGACTCGGCTTGTGCTCCCACCCTTGCCTCCGTCTCGGTCAATGGCCCTGTCGATGGCCCGGTCAGTCGATGGCCCGGTCAATGGCCAGGTCAACGGCTTGGTCGATGACTCCCCGCACACAGTCTAAGGACGTGAACACCGGTCAGGAGCCCACGAGCACCTTACTTGACACCTGTCAGATTACAGCTAATCTGACAGGTGTCAGAGCGTTTCTCTCGCATGGAGAGCCCCATGACCGCACACCAGCCACCCCCCACGACCCCCGGGCGCGTGATCAACCTGATGCTCACCGCCGGGGACCCCCTCGCCGACGCCGTCGTCGCCGAGCTGGACGCCCTCGGCGGCCCGGCCCGGCGAGCCCTCGACGCCGGGCTCCGGCACGGCCTGGCGAGCCTGGACGAGCAGCCCCCCGAGGCGATCGCCCTACTGCTGGAGCAGTCGGAGACCGCCCCGGCGTGGGCCGACCCGCTGATGCCGCACCGGGGCGATGTGGTGAGCCTGTCCGTACCGCCCATGTGGTTCGGGCTCTGCTCGCTCACCAGCGCGCTCGCGCACAGCTACGCGTCCCCGGCCGTCGCCCGGCTGCTGGCCCGGACGGGCGAGCCCACGGCCATGGCGTCACGCCGGCTCGTGGAGAGCGCGGTGTGGGTACGGCAGACCATGCGCCCGGGAGGGCTGCTGCGCGGGGCCCCCGGCTATGTGGCGGCCGTTCAGCGGCGGCTGCTCCACGCCCGGATACGGATCACCGCGCTCGAAGGCGGCTGGGACACCTCCGAGTGGGGGCTGCCGATCGGCCAGACCGACCTCGCCCGGATGTGGCTGGGCCTCACCTACGTCCCGTTCCGGGCGCTGGCCGCCGTCGGTATCGAACTCGACGCCGAGGAGCAGTTCCAGCTCTACCGCTACTGGTCGTACGTCGGCCATCTGCTGGGCCTGGACGAGAACTACTGCAAGGACGTCGTCGACCATGCCGACGCCGCCCGTCTGCGGGACTTCCTGGACTCCACCACGGCCGCCCCCGACGAGAACTCCCGGGCCCTGACCGCGGCCATGGTCGAGGCACAGGCCCGCGCGATGGCCGGTGCGCCGGGTGCCGTGCTGTCCGAGGAGCAGCTGCGCGACCTCGTCCACAGCGTGCTCCGGCGGTCCATCGGGGAGGAGCAGGCGGAGCGGCTGGGCGTCCCGGTCCCCGCCGCACACCACCTGCTGCCGCTGATCAGCAAGCTCAACCGCCAGTCCCGTTACTGGCAGACGTTCTCGCCCGCCTCGGCCGGGGAGGCCCGCCGCCGGGCACTCGACGGGCCCGGGCCCGAGCTGATCGCCGCCGTTCTCCCCGGCGGCTTCACCGGCCGGCCGTGGGCGGGAGCGGATCGCCCGGGCGTACCGGCAGCCTGATCCGTCCCCCGCCCCGCCCCGCCCCCCCCACGTCCGCGCGGCCGAACCATCACGTGACGAGCTCCATCGACGCAGCCGTCCCGCCCCCGGCACCGAACCTCGTCTTCACCCCTCATCACCTTTACTGGAGATTCGTCATGCCCCGAACCTCAGCCTCCGTCGACCTGCCCGACACGGACGCCCAGCCCCCCGCCCCGGCCGCCGACCCACCGCACCGCCATCGCTGGTGGATCCTCGCCGTGATCGGTGTGGCCCAGCTGATGGTGGTGCTGGACGCGACGATCGTGAACATCGCGCTGCCGTCGGCCCAGCAGGACCTGGGCTTCTCCGACGGCGACCGGCAGTGGATCGTCACCGCCTACGCGCTCGCCTTCGGCAGCCTGCTCCTGCTCGGCGGCCGTATAGCCGACCTGTTCGGCCGCAAGACGACCTTCCTCGTCGGCCTGGTCGGCTTCGCCGGCGCCTCCGCCCTCGGCGGCGCGGCCGGCAGCTTCGAGATGCTCGTCGCCGCCCGCGCCGGGCAGGGTGTGTTCGGCGCGCTGCTCGCCCCGGCCGCCCTGTCGCTGCTGACCACGACGTTCACCGATCCCAGGGAGCGCGGCAAGGCCTTCGGCGTGTACGGCGCCATCGCCGGCGCGGGCGGTGCCGTCGGCCTGCTGCTCGGCGGTGTGCTGACCGAGCACCTCGACTGGCGCTGGACCCTGTACGTCAACCTGGTCTTCGCCGCGATGGCCTTCGTCGGCGGGGCGATCCTGCTCGGCCGTGCGAGCCGCGACAAGTCCGCCAAGATCGACGTCCCGGGTGCCGTCCTGGTCTCCGCCGGTCTGTTCTGCCTGGTCTACGGGTTCTCCAACGCCGAGAGCCACGACTGGAGTTCGCCCGCCACCTGGGGTTTCCTCGTCGCCGGAGCCGCCCTTCTCACCACGTTCACCTGGTGGCAGACCCGCTCCCCGCACCCGCTGCTTCCGCTGCGTGTGCTGCTCGACCGCAACCGGGGAGCCTCGTTCGTCTCCGTCCTGATCATCGGCGCGGGCATGTTCGGGGTGTTCCTCTTCCTCACCTACTACCTGCAGCAGAGCCTCGGCTACACGCCCATCGAGACCGGGCTGGCCTTCCTGCCCATGATCGGCGGGCTGATGCTCACCTCGACGCTCGCCTCCACCGTGGTCATCCCGCGCATGGGCCCCAAGCCGGTGGTGCCGCTGGGCATGGGCATGGCCGCCGCCGCGATGGTCTGGCTGACCGCCCTCGACCTGAACAGCTCGTACGCGACGGACATCATGCCGCCACTGGTCCTGGCGGGACTCGGCTTCGGTCTGATCATGGCGCCCGCCATGAGCCTGGCCACGGACGGGGTGCGCACCGAGGACGCGGGCGTCGCCTCGGCGGCCGTCAACACCATGCAGCAGGTCGGCGGCTCCCTCGGCACCGCGCTGCTCAACACCCTCTCCACCAGCGCCGCCGCCGACTATCTCGTCGGCAAGAACCCCAAGGACCCCGCCGTTCTCGCGGGTGCCGGACTTGAGGCCTACTCCACCGCGTACTGGTGGTCGGCCGCCTTCTTCGCCGCCGGCGTGATCATCAGCGGCCTCATGTACCGGCGCGGCGCGCCCGTCCACAACCCGGACGCGGCACCCGTGGTGCACATGTGAGGTCGTGAGCTTTCCCAGGCCTCGTCGGGGTCCCCCTCCCCCAGGCCCCGACATCCCCGAAACGGCCCGCCGGGCACCTCCGGCGGGCCGTTTCGGCCTGTCTCTCGGGCAACCGCGCGCTCAGATCTCCTCAAGCGTGCCGGTGTGGAGTTCGGCCACCCGGCCGTCGGGGGTCTCGTAGGTCCAGAAGGCGTGGACCGTCCCGGTGTTGAGGTTCATGGCGTGGGTGATGGTCATGCCGGACTTCTCCAGCCAGCCGAGGACGAAGACACCGGGGACGACCTCGGCGGCGTGCAGGTCGACGTCCTCGACCGCGCCCTTCGTCGGCCCGGCGACCGTCTCGTAGTGCAGAGTGGTGCCGTCGGCCGCGTAGGTGTTGTGGAAGACAACGCCGTTGTCGACGGTGAAGCGGAAGGTCTTCCCCGCGTAGGTCAGGTTGCTCATTGCCCTCCGCCGCTCAGAACAGGCCGTTGGAGTGCGGGAGTTCGGCCGGTACGGGGGCGATGACGTCCCAGTGTTCGACGATCTTGCCGTCCGCGACGCGGAACAGGTCCCAGTAGGCGACCGCCTCGCCGAACTCGCCCTCGGACTGCAGCAGCACGAGATCGCCCTCGGCGAGGACCTTGTGGACGGTCTTGTAGACCAGGTTCTTGCCCTGCTCCGCCCACTTGCCGGCTGCGGCACCGAAGCCGTCCAGGCCGTCGGCGGCCTCCGGGTTGTGCTGGTGGTACGTCTCGGTGGAGATGTAGTCGGTCAGCACCGAGTAGTCGGCGCCGACGAGGACCTTCTCGGCGAACTCGGTGACCAGCGCGCGGTTGGCCTCGGTCCGGTCCAGGTCGCCCGGCTCGGTCGGCCCGTCGGTCTGCGAGCGGCCGGAGGCGGTGTCCGTGACGACCGGGGTGAGCGCGTCCCAGTGCTCGGCCAGCCTGCCGTCCGCGTCGACGCGGAACAGGTCGAACGCCACCAGCGGATGCGGCCCGAAGCCGTGGTAAGTGCCGTGCAGCGCGACCAGATCACCGTCGGCGATCACCCGGGCACCCTCGTAGCGGAAGCCCTCCGGCAGCCCCGCCACCAGTTGGCGCAGGGCCTCCGGACCATCCGCGGCCAGGCTGCTGTGCTGACGGTAGTCAGCGGCCACCCAGCGGTCCACCGCGCTCGGGTCCTTCGCCCCGAAGAGTTCACCCGCTGCGTTGACGACGATTTCCTTGCTGCTCACAGCACGCCTCCGATCTGCGCTTTTCCGGTGACACCTTGCTCACCGGCACGCAGTCCACTCTCGCCGCCCACCCCGGTGGGCGCACGGTAGAGTCGGGCATGCCTATGGTGGAAACGGGACAAGCTCCGGTGGTCCAGCGGGACTATCGCAATCCGACGCGGCCTGATCTGGGCCTGGAGATCCTCACGTTCGCGGACCTCAGGGACCGTCTGCCGGGCGCACAGTTCACACGGCTGAACCGGCTGGACTTCCATCACCTCACCCTGGTCCACCGGGGCGAGGGCACCGGGATGGTCGACTTCGTGGACCACCCCTGCCGGCCGGGGACGCTGCTGCACATCCGCCCCGGGCAGGTGCAGCGGCTGCCCACGGCCCCCGGCGGCGGCCCCGCGGACCTGGACGCCACGATCGTCCTGTTCACCCCGGCCTTCCCGCCCCGGCTCCCGTCGACCGCCCGGGTGACCGACGACCCCTTCGGCCCGGCCTCCTGGCAGCTCGACGCCCTAGACCACGACCGGTTTCGCCGCACCCTGGCCGACCTGGCCGCGGAGTACGCCGGACCGCCCGACCGGGAGCCGGAGATCACCAGGGAACTCCTGCGCCAACTGCTGGCCGTGACCCTGCTGCGGATCGCCCGGCTGCCCGCCCCCGAGGGCGGCGTACGGACCCTGGCCGCGCAGGAGCCGTACCGCCGCTTCCGGCACGAGCTGGAGCGCTCCTTCGCCGTCGTACGCCAGGCCCACGACTACGCCGCCCGCCTCGGCTACTCCCTCAAGACCCTCAACCGTGCCTGCCGACGTGCCACCGGGCACACCGCGAAACAGCTCGTCGACGCCCGTGTGGCCCTGGAGGCCAAGCGGCTGCTGGCCCACACCGACCTGCCCGTCGCCGCGATCAGCCACCGCCTCGGCTTCACCGAGCCCACCAACTTCAGCAAGTTCTTCACGCGGGCGACAGGACAGACCCCGGGCACGTTCCGGGAGGCGCAGAGCTGACGCCCTCACCTCCAATTTGCACACTGGTGAGCAACAAATTAGTCTGCACATCAGTGAGCAAATAACTGCTCCGAAGCTGCCGCTTCCCTCTAGGAGCTTCCGATGTCCCTCCTCGCGAACACCCCCGTCGAGAAGATGACGGGCCCGTACCGGCGGCGCTGGTGGGCGCTGCTGGTGCTGTGCCTGAGCCTGCTGATCGTGGTCATGGCGAACACCTCGCTGATCGTGGCCGCCCCGGACATGACCACGGATCTGGGCCTGTCCAGCAGTGACCTCCAATGGGTCATCGACGGCTACACCGTCCCGTACGCGGCGCTGATGCTGGTGCTGGGCGCGGTCGGCGACAAGTACAGCCGCCGTGGCGCGCTCGTCGCCGGTCTGCTGGTCTTCGCGGGCGGTTCCGTGATGGGCAGCCTGGTCGACGAGACGAACCTGGTCATCACGGCCCGGGCGATCATGGGCGTCGGCGCGGCCGTCGTCATGCCCGCCACGCTCTCCCTGCTGGTCGCCACCTTCCCCAGGCGCGAGCGGACCAAGGCCATCACCGCCTGGACCGCCACCTCCGGCCTCGCGATAGCAGCCGGACCGCTGCTGGCGGGCCGGCTGCTGGAGGACCACGCCTGGGGCTCGACGTTCCTGATCAACGTGCCCATCGCGCTCGTGGCCGTCGTCGGCGCGTTCTTCCTCGTACCGCCGTCCAAGGCGGAGGGCATGGGCCGAATCGACTACGTCGGCGGGCTGCTCTCCATCGTCTCCGTGGGCTCCCTGGTCTACGCGATCATCGAGGGCCCGCACTTCGGCTGGGGCAAGGGCCCGGTCACCGCGGCCGTCGTCGCCGGTGTGGGCCTGCTCGCCTTCGTCCTGTGGGAGCTGCGCCACCCGCACCCCATGCTGGACGTCCGCAAGTTCCTGCTGCGCCCCTTCAGCGGCTCGATGATCGCGGTGCTGTTCTTCTTCTTCGGCACGTTCGGCGCGATCTACTACTCCACCCAGTTCCTGCAGTTCATCCTCGGCTACGACGCCCTGGAGACCGGCATACGGCTGGTGCCGCTGGCCGGAGCCGTGTTCGTCGGTGCCGCGATCACCGGGAAGCTGACCCCGAAGCTGGGCGTGAAGCCGATGGTGGTCACCGGCATGGCGATCGGCGCGACGGCAGTCCTCCTGCTCACCCGGATCGAGTCGGGCTCGACGTACGGCGGCTTCCTGCCCACGATGCTGATGCTCGGCTTCGCGATCGGTCTGAGCGTCTCGCCGGCCACCGACACCATCATGGACACCTTCCCCGAGTCGGAGCTGGGCGTGGGCGGCGGCGCCAACGACACCTCGCTGGAGCTCGGCGGCTCCCTCGGTATCGCGCTGCTGGGCTCGCTGCTGAGCACCGCGTACAAGGACAAGCTGACCGACCTGGTGGGCGCCCAGTTGCCGGCGGACGCCCTGCACACGGCGCAGGAGTCGGCGGGCGCCGGGCTCGCCGTCGCCCAGGAGGTCGCGAAGAACCCGGCCGGCGGTGCCCAGCAGGCGCAGGCCCTTGTCGACGCCGTCCACCAGGCCTTCGCCCACGGTGTCGCCCACACCAGCCTCATCGGCGGCGTCATCATGACCGTCGGCACGATCGTCGTCCTCGTGATCCTCCCCGGGCGCCGCAAGGCCGACAAGCCCGAGCCGGAGGCGGAGCCGGTGCCGGAGACGCTCGAGGCGCAGAAGCTGAAAGAGGGCGCGGGCGCCGCCTGAGCCCTCACGGAGGTCGGCCGGACGCCCGTCCGGACTCCTCCACCCCCAGAGCGGGTCGTGCCTGAGCGGCGCACGGCCCAC belongs to Streptomyces graminofaciens and includes:
- a CDS encoding TetR/AcrR family transcriptional regulator, producing MPEEDVVLLRGLDAFAELGYDRASARELARRLGVSHNFINDRYGSKAAFWRAVVDAAMGAQLALMPPVDPTADDAEQVRQFISGLYRTSVVTPQLGRIFVDEFGRDTERLDYVYERYIAPVLKGVMASIERLVATGRMASVPLDVLFFAIMGPISGMVEVPLARRLGRSDDASPEQLSDTAEALATLVINGLLATGRGAGNGRASAG
- a CDS encoding AraC family transcriptional regulator → MPMVETGQAPVVQRDYRNPTRPDLGLEILTFADLRDRLPGAQFTRLNRLDFHHLTLVHRGEGTGMVDFVDHPCRPGTLLHIRPGQVQRLPTAPGGGPADLDATIVLFTPAFPPRLPSTARVTDDPFGPASWQLDALDHDRFRRTLADLAAEYAGPPDREPEITRELLRQLLAVTLLRIARLPAPEGGVRTLAAQEPYRRFRHELERSFAVVRQAHDYAARLGYSLKTLNRACRRATGHTAKQLVDARVALEAKRLLAHTDLPVAAISHRLGFTEPTNFSKFFTRATGQTPGTFREAQS
- a CDS encoding MoaF-related domain-containing protein, with the protein product MSNLTYAGKTFRFTVDNGVVFHNTYAADGTTLHYETVAGPTKGAVEDVDLHAAEVVPGVFVLGWLEKSGMTITHAMNLNTGTVHAFWTYETPDGRVAELHTGTLEEI
- a CDS encoding oxygenase MpaB family protein, which translates into the protein MTAHQPPPTTPGRVINLMLTAGDPLADAVVAELDALGGPARRALDAGLRHGLASLDEQPPEAIALLLEQSETAPAWADPLMPHRGDVVSLSVPPMWFGLCSLTSALAHSYASPAVARLLARTGEPTAMASRRLVESAVWVRQTMRPGGLLRGAPGYVAAVQRRLLHARIRITALEGGWDTSEWGLPIGQTDLARMWLGLTYVPFRALAAVGIELDAEEQFQLYRYWSYVGHLLGLDENYCKDVVDHADAARLRDFLDSTTAAPDENSRALTAAMVEAQARAMAGAPGAVLSEEQLRDLVHSVLRRSIGEEQAERLGVPVPAAHHLLPLISKLNRQSRYWQTFSPASAGEARRRALDGPGPELIAAVLPGGFTGRPWAGADRPGVPAA
- a CDS encoding MFS transporter, coding for MPRTSASVDLPDTDAQPPAPAADPPHRHRWWILAVIGVAQLMVVLDATIVNIALPSAQQDLGFSDGDRQWIVTAYALAFGSLLLLGGRIADLFGRKTTFLVGLVGFAGASALGGAAGSFEMLVAARAGQGVFGALLAPAALSLLTTTFTDPRERGKAFGVYGAIAGAGGAVGLLLGGVLTEHLDWRWTLYVNLVFAAMAFVGGAILLGRASRDKSAKIDVPGAVLVSAGLFCLVYGFSNAESHDWSSPATWGFLVAGAALLTTFTWWQTRSPHPLLPLRVLLDRNRGASFVSVLIIGAGMFGVFLFLTYYLQQSLGYTPIETGLAFLPMIGGLMLTSTLASTVVIPRMGPKPVVPLGMGMAAAAMVWLTALDLNSSYATDIMPPLVLAGLGFGLIMAPAMSLATDGVRTEDAGVASAAVNTMQQVGGSLGTALLNTLSTSAAADYLVGKNPKDPAVLAGAGLEAYSTAYWWSAAFFAAGVIISGLMYRRGAPVHNPDAAPVVHM
- a CDS encoding MFS transporter: MSLLANTPVEKMTGPYRRRWWALLVLCLSLLIVVMANTSLIVAAPDMTTDLGLSSSDLQWVIDGYTVPYAALMLVLGAVGDKYSRRGALVAGLLVFAGGSVMGSLVDETNLVITARAIMGVGAAVVMPATLSLLVATFPRRERTKAITAWTATSGLAIAAGPLLAGRLLEDHAWGSTFLINVPIALVAVVGAFFLVPPSKAEGMGRIDYVGGLLSIVSVGSLVYAIIEGPHFGWGKGPVTAAVVAGVGLLAFVLWELRHPHPMLDVRKFLLRPFSGSMIAVLFFFFGTFGAIYYSTQFLQFILGYDALETGIRLVPLAGAVFVGAAITGKLTPKLGVKPMVVTGMAIGATAVLLLTRIESGSTYGGFLPTMLMLGFAIGLSVSPATDTIMDTFPESELGVGGGANDTSLELGGSLGIALLGSLLSTAYKDKLTDLVGAQLPADALHTAQESAGAGLAVAQEVAKNPAGGAQQAQALVDAVHQAFAHGVAHTSLIGGVIMTVGTIVVLVILPGRRKADKPEPEAEPVPETLEAQKLKEGAGAA
- a CDS encoding nuclear transport factor 2 family protein, which produces MSSKEIVVNAAGELFGAKDPSAVDRWVAADYRQHSSLAADGPEALRQLVAGLPEGFRYEGARVIADGDLVALHGTYHGFGPHPLVAFDLFRVDADGRLAEHWDALTPVVTDTASGRSQTDGPTEPGDLDRTEANRALVTEFAEKVLVGADYSVLTDYISTETYHQHNPEAADGLDGFGAAAGKWAEQGKNLVYKTVHKVLAEGDLVLLQSEGEFGEAVAYWDLFRVADGKIVEHWDVIAPVPAELPHSNGLF
- a CDS encoding PaaX family transcriptional regulator, yielding MENDDILDAPDTSDGPQPRPQSLMLAFFGNHVLEENDDGMCVYSGSIIDVLGRVGVGEQAVRSTLTRMVNRGLLRRQRDGRRMYFGLTPQALRVLHDGRTRIWKQGAVNDDWDGSWTLLGFSLPDSWKRQRHDLRSRLTWSGFGALYSGLWIAPGSVDISGVVSELGLADHVKIFHARADVATDIELMIRDTWDLESIAARYVTFDKRWTARLDGGPGDDPIGTRLRLVSEWLWTIRTDPRLPTRHLPARWPAGPAQETFRRIAEQTTEPARRMAHGLLETIPSR